In Yersinia enterocolitica subsp. enterocolitica, one DNA window encodes the following:
- the ilvL gene encoding ilv operon leader peptide: MKAIFQVINLVLISVVVIIIPPCGAALGRRKA, translated from the coding sequence ATGAAAGCGATTTTCCAAGTGATTAACCTAGTCCTAATTAGCGTGGTGGTGATTATTATCCCACCGTGCGGGGCTGCACTTGGACGAAGAAAGGCATAA
- the ilvG gene encoding acetolactate synthase 2 catalytic subunit, protein MNGAQWVVQALRAQGVDTVFGYPGGAIMPVYDALYDGGVEHLLCRHEQGAAIAAIGYARATGKVGVCIATSGPGATNLITGLADALLDSVPVIAITGQVGYALIGTDAFQEIDVLGLSLACTKHSFLVESLDALPAIMAEAFAIATSGRPGPVLIDIPKDIQLAVGELTPHLMPVEEHLIDSAAELQQALDMLATAKKPMLYVGGGVGMAQAVPALREFIDVTGIPAVATLKGLGAPDTNHPCYLGMLGMHGTKAANFAVQDCDLLIAVGARFDDRVTGKLNTFAAKAKVIHMDIDPAELGKLRQAHVALQGDLKVLLPALQQPLNIQPWRDEVIALKQQHSWRYDHPGQAIYAPLLLKQISDRKAPQTVVTTDVGQHQMWTAQHMNFTRPENFITSSGLGTMGFGVPAAVGAQMARPDDMVICVSGDGSFMMNVQELGTIKRKQLPLKIVLLDNQRLGMVRQWQQLFFDGRYSETNLSDNPDFITLASAFNIPGQRITRKDQVDAALDALFNSEGPYLLQVSIDELENVWPLVPPGAGNETMLEKVS, encoded by the coding sequence ATGAATGGTGCTCAGTGGGTGGTTCAAGCGTTGCGTGCGCAGGGTGTTGATACGGTATTCGGCTATCCGGGTGGGGCGATTATGCCCGTCTATGATGCTTTGTATGATGGTGGTGTCGAGCATCTGCTCTGCCGCCATGAGCAGGGCGCTGCCATTGCCGCAATTGGTTATGCGCGTGCAACCGGTAAAGTCGGGGTGTGTATCGCCACTTCCGGCCCCGGAGCCACTAATCTGATCACCGGTTTGGCTGATGCTTTGCTTGACTCAGTACCGGTTATCGCCATCACCGGTCAGGTTGGGTACGCGTTAATCGGCACCGATGCTTTTCAGGAAATTGATGTCTTGGGCCTCTCTTTGGCCTGTACCAAACACAGTTTTCTGGTCGAATCATTAGATGCGCTGCCGGCCATCATGGCTGAAGCCTTTGCTATCGCTACCAGCGGTCGCCCAGGGCCGGTGTTAATCGATATTCCAAAAGATATTCAGTTGGCTGTCGGGGAATTGACCCCGCATTTGATGCCAGTCGAAGAACACCTGATTGATTCCGCCGCTGAATTACAACAAGCTTTAGACATGCTGGCGACGGCTAAAAAACCAATGCTGTATGTCGGCGGTGGAGTGGGTATGGCACAGGCAGTTCCGGCTTTACGCGAATTTATCGACGTGACCGGTATTCCTGCGGTGGCTACCCTGAAAGGTTTGGGCGCACCGGATACTAATCACCCGTGTTATCTGGGAATGTTGGGAATGCACGGCACTAAAGCGGCAAACTTTGCGGTGCAGGATTGTGATTTATTGATAGCGGTTGGCGCGCGGTTTGATGACCGTGTCACCGGCAAGCTGAATACATTCGCCGCAAAAGCAAAAGTTATCCATATGGATATCGACCCGGCTGAATTGGGTAAATTGCGTCAGGCACATGTCGCGTTGCAAGGGGATTTGAAAGTGTTGCTGCCTGCCTTGCAGCAACCGCTGAATATTCAGCCGTGGCGTGATGAGGTTATAGCCTTAAAACAACAGCATAGCTGGCGTTATGACCACCCCGGTCAGGCGATTTATGCCCCATTATTGCTTAAGCAGATCTCTGATCGCAAAGCGCCACAGACGGTAGTCACCACCGACGTGGGGCAGCACCAGATGTGGACGGCGCAGCATATGAACTTTACCCGCCCGGAGAATTTCATCACCTCGAGTGGTTTGGGCACCATGGGCTTTGGCGTACCCGCTGCTGTTGGCGCACAAATGGCCCGCCCAGATGATATGGTTATCTGTGTCTCTGGTGACGGCTCGTTTATGATGAATGTTCAGGAGTTGGGCACGATAAAACGAAAACAGTTGCCGCTGAAAATCGTGCTGTTGGATAACCAGCGATTGGGTATGGTTCGACAGTGGCAGCAACTGTTTTTTGATGGGCGTTATAGTGAAACCAATCTTTCTGATAACCCCGATTTCATCACACTGGCCAGTGCTTTCAATATCCCCGGCCAACGTATCACCCGTAAAGACCAAGTCGACGCCGCTCTGGATGCGTTATTTAACAGCGAAGGCCCTTATCTGCTCCAGGTTTCCATCGACGAACTCGAAAACGTTTGGCCGTTAGTGCCGCCAGGCGCAGGTAATGAAACCATGCTGGAGAAAGTCTCATGA
- the ilvM gene encoding acetolactate synthase 2 small subunit, producing MIQHQISIQARFRPEMLERVLRVVRHRGFQVCAMNMSPMINAENINIELTVASGRPVDLLSSQLSKLMDVACVEILQPNTLQIRA from the coding sequence ATGATACAACATCAAATCTCTATCCAAGCCCGCTTCCGCCCTGAGATGTTAGAGCGTGTATTGCGGGTTGTGCGGCACCGCGGCTTTCAGGTTTGTGCTATGAATATGTCACCAATGATTAATGCTGAGAATATTAATATTGAATTGACCGTTGCCAGCGGGCGACCTGTCGATTTACTATCTTCACAGCTGAGTAAGCTTATGGATGTCGCCTGCGTCGAGATCCTACAACCTAATACATTACAGATACGCGCCTGA
- a CDS encoding branched-chain amino acid transaminase, whose protein sequence is MTKKADFIWFNGEMVPWAEAKVHVMSHALHYGTSVFEGVRCYNSHKGPVVFRHREHMQRLHDSAKIYRMPVSQSVDELMEACRATLRKNNLTSAYIRPLVFIGDVGMGVNPPDGYKTDVIIAAFPWGAYLGAEALEQGIDAMVSSWNRVAPNTIPTAAKAGGNYLSSLLVGSEARRHGYQEGIALDIHGFLSEGAGENLFEVKDGILFTPPFTSSALPGITRDAIIKLAKDMGLEVREQVLSRESLYLADEVFMSGTAAEITPVRSVDGIQVGIGKRGPITGKIQQAFFGLFTGETEDKWGWLDPINQ, encoded by the coding sequence ATGACGAAGAAAGCTGATTTTATTTGGTTTAACGGTGAAATGGTTCCGTGGGCAGAGGCGAAAGTTCATGTGATGTCTCACGCGTTACACTACGGCACGTCAGTCTTCGAAGGTGTCCGTTGCTACAACTCCCATAAAGGGCCGGTTGTTTTCCGTCACCGCGAACACATGCAGCGCCTGCATGACTCAGCCAAAATTTACCGCATGCCAGTTTCTCAGTCTGTTGACGAGCTGATGGAAGCATGCCGCGCAACGCTGCGCAAAAACAATCTGACCAGTGCCTATATTCGCCCGCTAGTGTTTATCGGTGATGTCGGCATGGGTGTGAACCCGCCAGATGGCTATAAAACTGACGTGATTATTGCTGCTTTCCCTTGGGGTGCTTATCTGGGTGCCGAAGCGCTGGAGCAGGGTATTGATGCGATGGTTTCTTCATGGAACCGTGTGGCACCAAACACTATTCCAACTGCGGCTAAAGCCGGTGGTAATTACCTCTCTTCCTTGCTGGTGGGCAGTGAAGCGCGTCGTCACGGTTATCAGGAAGGGATTGCACTGGATATCCATGGTTTCCTGTCTGAAGGGGCGGGTGAGAACCTGTTCGAAGTGAAAGATGGCATTCTGTTTACGCCACCGTTTACCTCTTCTGCTTTGCCGGGCATTACCCGTGATGCAATTATCAAACTGGCGAAAGATATGGGGTTAGAAGTGCGTGAGCAAGTGCTGTCGCGTGAATCTCTCTATCTGGCGGATGAAGTGTTTATGTCCGGTACTGCGGCAGAAATTACCCCAGTGCGCAGCGTGGATGGTATTCAGGTGGGTATTGGTAAACGTGGGCCAATTACTGGCAAAATTCAACAAGCGTTCTTTGGCCTGTTCACCGGCGAAACCGAGGACAAATGGGGCTGGTTGGACCCAATCAATCAATAA